The Chloroflexota bacterium genome contains a region encoding:
- a CDS encoding CPBP family intramembrane metalloprotease: MAIGSIPTRKAPPAKAPPRLPWGTREVAKAVSVIIVGMLALVVLAASVAKNVDLSKAPLGLILSGVIQIVLIFTTWRFTVADRRGRWRDLGFRKKLRRATWGYVPMGIACCLVIAMIYGLIAQATGIDDRLKPEFLDDPAHAYFFAGGLLAIAVAPVVEETFFRGFVFAGLSREMKFWSAAFFSAMLFTLAHLEPALFVPIFLIGLLMAYVYKRTGSLWINILVHMGYNATIFAIAVFG, from the coding sequence ATGGCAATCGGAAGCATACCAACCCGCAAAGCTCCTCCCGCCAAAGCGCCGCCGCGCCTGCCGTGGGGCACCCGCGAGGTCGCGAAGGCCGTCTCCGTCATCATCGTCGGCATGCTCGCTCTTGTTGTCCTCGCGGCCTCCGTCGCCAAGAACGTGGACCTCAGCAAAGCGCCCCTAGGCCTCATTCTTTCCGGAGTGATTCAGATCGTCCTCATCTTCACCACGTGGCGCTTCACCGTGGCCGATCGGCGCGGCCGCTGGCGCGATCTCGGCTTCCGCAAGAAGCTCCGCAGAGCCACCTGGGGCTATGTGCCCATGGGCATCGCCTGCTGTCTCGTCATCGCCATGATCTACGGGCTGATCGCTCAAGCCACCGGGATCGACGATCGCCTCAAGCCCGAATTCCTGGACGATCCGGCCCACGCCTATTTCTTCGCGGGCGGCCTCCTCGCCATCGCCGTCGCCCCCGTTGTGGAAGAGACCTTCTTCCGCGGCTTCGTCTTCGCCGGCCTCTCCCGGGAGATGAAGTTCTGGAGCGCCGCCTTCTTCAGTGCCATGCTCTTCACCCTCGCCCACTTGGAACCGGCCCTCTTCGTCCCTATCTTCCTCATCGGCCTCCTCATGGCCTACGTCTATAAAAGGACCGGCTCCCTCTGGATCAACATCCTGGTCCACATGGGCTATAACGCCACCATCTTCGCCATCGCCGTATTCGGGTGA
- a CDS encoding tryptophan synthase subunit alpha, with translation MSRIEQTFAELKRRGKTGISAYLTVGFPKLDSTVPIAEAIVQAGADMLELGIPFSDPLADGATIQRTNQAALQNGVTLGACLDVCAQLRKRLPNTPLILMGYYNPIFAMGLEDFASRAAAAGADGVIVPDLPPDEAGPLLAATRPKGLDVIFLIAPTSTEHRIIQVAKASSGFVYCVSLTGVTGARADLASGLPEFLARVRKHSRLPLAVGFGVSTGDHVRAVGQHAEAVIVGSALMQAVESGGHAGAAQAAKAFIASLSQGATKGAAEARR, from the coding sequence ATGAGCCGCATAGAACAGACATTCGCGGAGTTGAAGCGCCGGGGCAAGACGGGCATCAGCGCCTATCTCACCGTGGGCTTTCCCAAGCTCGATTCCACGGTGCCCATCGCCGAGGCCATCGTGCAGGCCGGGGCTGACATGCTGGAGCTGGGCATCCCCTTCAGCGACCCCCTGGCGGACGGCGCCACGATCCAGCGGACCAACCAGGCTGCTTTGCAGAACGGCGTCACCCTCGGCGCCTGCCTTGACGTCTGCGCCCAGCTGCGCAAGCGCCTGCCGAACACCCCCCTCATCCTTATGGGTTATTACAACCCCATCTTCGCGATGGGCTTGGAGGACTTCGCCTCCCGCGCGGCTGCGGCAGGGGCCGATGGCGTTATCGTGCCGGACCTGCCGCCTGATGAGGCGGGACCTCTGCTTGCCGCGACGCGCCCCAAAGGGCTGGACGTCATCTTCCTCATCGCCCCTACCAGCACGGAGCATCGCATCATCCAGGTGGCCAAGGCCAGCAGCGGCTTCGTCTATTGCGTCAGCCTCACCGGCGTCACCGGCGCGCGGGCGGACCTGGCCTCCGGCCTGCCCGAGTTCCTGGCGCGGGTGCGCAAGCATTCGCGCCTGCCCCTGGCGGTGGGCTTCGGCGTCTCCACCGGCGATCACGTGCGCGCCGTTGGCCAGCATGCGGAGGCCGTCATCGTCGGCAGCGCTCTCATGCAGGCCGTCGAAAGCGGCGGCCACGCAGGCGCGGCCCAGGCCGCCAAGGCCTTCATCGCCTCCCTCAGCCAAGGAGCGACGAAGGGCGCGGCGGAGGCGCGGCGATGA
- the aroH gene encoding chorismate mutase encodes MTARGIRGATTSEENTKESILRNTRELLEAMMEANGLKKDAIACAFLTTTRDLNAEFPAVAARQMGWTDVALLCGHEMEVPGALAKVVRIMLVANTAKSQKAIKHVYLKEAIKLRPEMNSKAGAVSKSRTTRRKNQT; translated from the coding sequence ATGACGGCGCGAGGCATCCGAGGCGCGACGACGAGCGAGGAGAATACGAAGGAGTCCATCCTTCGCAATACGCGCGAGCTGCTTGAGGCGATGATGGAGGCGAACGGGCTGAAGAAGGACGCTATCGCCTGCGCCTTCCTGACCACCACGCGCGACCTGAACGCCGAGTTCCCGGCGGTGGCCGCGCGCCAGATGGGCTGGACGGATGTGGCCCTCCTCTGCGGGCACGAGATGGAGGTTCCCGGCGCGCTGGCGAAGGTGGTGCGCATCATGCTGGTGGCCAACACCGCCAAGAGCCAGAAGGCTATTAAGCACGTCTACCTGAAAGAAGCAATCAAGCTCCGGCCGGAGATGAACTCCAAGGCAGGAGCAGTGAGCAAGAGCCGGACGACACGGCGTAAAAACCAGACCTGA